A genomic region of Choristoneura fumiferana chromosome 15, NRCan_CFum_1, whole genome shotgun sequence contains the following coding sequences:
- the LOC141435673 gene encoding uncharacterized protein yields MCSELPKEFEKTSEVLPFTKYGISTLEEFKTAEETVQNLEWFKKVGLTNEEVKLYQDDVAGRLDLHRHIESSVLTDRLDIINKKINEFRNKSASSNQCETEPSTSKSDKPQALQTVQKNNVKFYPDGHPMNELKELEDNMFGHLKDKKLPITKRRKILRRLVRRKERILSKSIDIGGVPVNKEAKPGSLWDVRDATKRAKIPRSRIGPKDRTMYTIRNNKIVRLKPVRREQQVQNQQYEAVDIVMPVNAAEEQLLEGTKMCIDDIKKIERFKDYEPGVPSKVLYLKNIAPAVSQDQLSLLFNQFILDNGGPVDIRLMNGRMRGQAFVAFQNEDVAIQAVHEINGTILSGRPVIAQFGRNSNRIEQIIV; encoded by the exons ATGTG CTCCGAACTGCCGAAAGAGTTTGAAAAGACGTCCGAAGTTTTACCGTTCACAAAATATGGAATATCTACACTTGAAGAATTCAAAACAGCAGAAGAGACAGTGCAAAATTTGGAATGGTTCAAAAAAGTAGGTTTAACGAATGAAGAGGTGAAACTATACCAGGACGACGTTGCGGGACGGCTGGACCTACACCGGCACATAGAGTCCAGTGTGTTGACTGATAGATTggacattataaataaaaaaataaatgaattccgGAATAAATCTGCCAG CTCAAACCAATGTGAAACAGAACCAAGCACATCAAAATCAGATAAACCACAAGCGTTGCAAACAGTACAGAAGaataatgtaaaattttatcCAGATGGTCATCCAATgaatgaattaaaagaattaGAGGACAATATGTTTGGCCATTTAAAAGacaaaaaattacctataacaAAACGACGGAAAATTCTGAGACGGCTTGTgagaagaaaagaaagaataCTTTCCAAAAGTATAGACATTGGTGGGGTACCGGTAAACAAAGAAGCAAAGCCTGGCAGTCTTTGGGACGTACGAGATGCCACTAAAAGAGCTAAAATACCTCGTAGCCGAATAGGTCCTAAGGACAGGACAATGTATactattagaaataataaaattgttagaTTAAAGCCAGTTAGAAGAGAACAGCAGGTTCAAAATCAACAATATGAGGCCGTAGACATTGTGATGCCGGTCAATGCAGCAGAGGAGCAGCTATTGGAGGGCACCAAGATGTGTATTGATGACATAAAAAAGATAGAACGATTTAAGGATTATGAACCGGGGGTACCATCAAAG GTACTTTACCTCAAGAACATCGCACCAGCAGTGTCACAGGATCAGCTCTCCCTCCTATTTAATCAGTTTATACTGGATAACGGCGGCCCTGTTGACATCAGATTGATGAACGGTCGGATGAGAGGGCAGGCTTTTGTTGCGTTTCAAA ATGAAGACGTTGCCATACAAGCTGTGCATGAAATCAACGGAACGATATTGAGCGGTCGGCCCGTCATCGCACAGTTCGGTAGAAACAGCAACAGAATAGAACaaataatagtttaa